CGCTCCAAGGCTGCATCTCGTTCAATGTGTTTGCGGTACTCATCTAAAGTAGTTGCACCAATACATTGCAGCTCACCTCGGGCTAATGCTGGCTTAAGGATGTTAGCAGCATCGATAGCGCCTTCAGCGGCACCTGCCCCAATTAGTGTATGCACTTCATCAATCACTAGGATGACGTTACCGGCAGAGCGGATTTCATCCATGATCTTCTTGAGGCGCTCTTCAAATTCGCCGCGATACTTAGTACCTGCAACCAACAAGCCAATGTCGAGGGTTACAACCCGCTTTTCTTCCAAGATATCTGGAATGTCTCCGTTGGCAATGCGTTGAGCCAAGCCTTCAGCGATCGCCGTCTTACCAACACCGGGTTCCCCGATTAAAACAGGATTATTCTTTGTGCGGCGACCCAAGATCTGAATGACCCGTTCAATTTCCTTCTGACGACCCACTACTGGATCCAACTTGCCCTCTGCCGCCATCTGAGTCAAGTTAGAGCCAAACTCATCCAAGGTTGGAGTCTTAGTCTTGCCGTGGCTGCTACCAGCAGAGACCTCTGCGGTTTCGCCCAACATCCGAATAACCTGTGTGCGAACCTTGGACAAATCAACGCCAAGATTTTCTAACACTCGCGCAGCAACACCTTCGCCCTCGCGAATTAGCCCTAGTAGCAAGTGCTCTGTGCCAATATAGTTATGGCCAAGTTGGCGAGCTTCTTCCAACGATAGCTCTAGCACTCGTTTAGCGCGGGGGGTAAACGGGATCTCAACGGCCACAAAGCCAGAACCCCGACCAATGATTTTTTCAACTTCAATCCGGGCATCTTTTAGATTAACGCCCATCGACTTCAGTACCTTGGCAGCGACGCCAGTCCCTTCTCCAATCAGACCCAAGAGGATCTGTTCTGTGCCTACAAAGTTATGACCCAAGCGGCGAGCTTCCTCTTGAGCCAACATAATGACCTTAATAGCCTTTTCAGTAAAGCGTTCAAACATGGTGTGTGTCCAAATCACCTGGTGCGTGCTGGTACGCTGATTCTAACACAGTCAACCCGATGAACTGTTGAGCATGAGCTACATCGATGTAGGGATTTCACGACTTTGCTGTGTAAAATTACGGCTAACCCTTGATTAATAAGGGCTTAACCTCATATGCTCACTTCATTAAGTTATTCAGAAATTCTCAACGTTTCTTTGCACTATGCAACAAGATGATTCAACGAGTGAGGTATGACAAGCCTATCAATACAGCCAGCAAACCCAACGTGGTAAGCGCGAAGTGATAGAGAGATTTTCCCCGCTTTCGTACCATGTTTCGCATGGCCAATTTGACGTAGCTTGGAGGTGGTGATTTCTCTACACCAGAGTTATCCGCACGACTCGCACTACTAATGGTGTCTTGTAGGTCAGTCTCTGGGGAGCTAGGAGATGAAACTGGGTCTAGGTTAGGCATATGAGAGGTGACAACGATCGCTAGAGCGTCCTACAGGCTCGAATTGCACTCAGTCTTGGCAGTGCCATCAGGCAATTAGCTAGCAGACTGCTGGTGTAAATCTAGTGTATGCTGAATTTTCGTCACAATACTCTTATTGTCAGTGCGGTGCACCATTTCCTTCAGCTCAGACAACATTGTCTCTGCGCGAGTAATTCGCTGAATGAGGGCCTCTGTATCTGCTGTGCTTATCCACGGGTCACTTGCTCGTTCACCAGGTTGACCAGAGTCAGCATCAGCACCATCAACCCCAGTCCTATCCTGCTGATAAACTAATGACTCCAACTCAGCAAGGGCAATTTCTGCCTGTTGGATTTTAGACACTAACGATCGAGCAGTAGCTGTACCTGACTGGGCTGCATCGGTTAACTCTTGAATTCGCAGTTTGAACCGACTAGCAACCCGATCCATTTGCCGCCCCGCCTCAAAGGTTTGGCTCACCAAGTTGCTAATCTCTGTCGTAATAGTGCTGAAACCGCTAATTTCCTGACTGGAGCGGCTAGCACCAATGCCTGCCTTCACTGCCAAATAGCGAACTTGTTGGCTAACTTTAGCAACTAGTTGAGATGCTTCGTGCAGTGTGTTGAGTTCTTCACTTAGGGACTGTCCTACGCTTACGATTTGGCTAGTGCTACGACAGATTGCATTAACACCCGCGAAGGTGGCTTGAAAGGCTTTTTTACCTTCCATTGACAAGAGTTGGCCAATCTGAACAAAGCGTTGATTCAGCCCAGCTACTTCTTCTGACCGCTGCACCAACTCCTTTTGCTGAGCCTCCAGCAACTGATTCCGTTCCTGGATAATGCTCTGTTGCTTTTCTAGCTTTTGGGCATAGTCTTTAACTTTTTGCCGTTCTGACTCTAGCTTAGAGAGGTAACGTTTCAATTCACGCTGCTGATCCCGAATTTGCTGGTTAGCTACCGTCAAAATTTGGGACTGAGCCGTCATGAGGGTTTGGCAATCTAGCAAGAAATACGCCTTTACATCTGGCAGGTTTTCATTCTGAAACACTACTAGAATTGGATCATACAGACGATCAACAGGCCTGCTCAGCGCAATTGGAACTGCATCAATAACTTTTTCAGTATAGTTAAGCTGGAGGAAATCTTGGGGTTCTGACTGTTCATCTAGCCCAAAGAAAATCTTCAGGGGACGCTTCAGAAAAATTTCCAAGGCAAAGGGTTTCATCATGCGGCGCTGAAAGCTCTGCCATGAGATAACCCCCAGTAGTTGCGATCGATTAACAACAATTACCCCTGGTAAAGTTGGCTGCTGTTCAAAGTGAGCAGCCACAACCTCACCAAGAGTGTCTGAATCAACTTTACATTCGTGCAGTGGTAGATCCGCTAGGGTAGAGCTAGGCGTGAGATTGTCGGGTATATTCATTGCTCTATCGCGATGGCATTGTACAAGTGTTACCGGTGCACAGCTCTTAAACCGTGCAGTGTAGCCAACCCCGTTTGACAACGAGCTAATCCATCGGTGCTGTCACCAACGACAGCCAGATAACAAATGAAACAAGCGGGCAACCTTAAACAATGCAGAAATTGTACTGAAAAATTAACTCATATTCGTTATGGGAAGATTAAGGTGCATCGTGATAGAAACTGTGGAAAGATGATGATGATCTTCTGTCCATAGCATCTCATGTTTTCAGTTACTAACGAGTCTCGCCAGTACGAGACCTATATTCTCAGCGACCAGGCTGCCCAATCGGTAATTGAAGTTGTGCCCGAACGCGGCGGCATTGTCACCCGCTGGCAAGTTCAAAATCACACGATTTTCTACATGGACGAAGAGCGGTTTACCCATCCAGAACTGACGGTGCGTGGTGGTATTCCAATTCTGTTTCCCATCTGTGGTAATTTGCCCAACGATACCTACACCTATGGCTCTGCAAGCTATACCCTAAAGCAGCATGGGTTCGCCCGCAACTTACCTTGGCAGGTTATACGCCAACATAATGACTCTGCGGCGAGCTTAACAGTATCTCTTGCTAGCACAGCCGAAACTCTAGCCAGTTACCCCTTCGAGTTTCTAGTGGAATTTACCTACGAGTTGCAAGGCACCACATTAACCATCAACCAGCGATACACCAACTGCTCCTCCAGCCCTATGCCCTTTTCTGCTGGCTTGCATCCCTACTTTTGGGTAGGCGATAAAACTGGCCTGCAAGTCAATCTGCCAGCAACCCAGTTTTATGATCAAGCTAGCAAAACCCAGGGGGAATTTACGGGCACATTTGATTTTGACCAGCCAGAAATTGACGCTGCCTTTCGACCATTGACAGGCTCATCGGCCACAGTTACTGATTTGGCACGCCAACTTACCTTGACGCTGACTTGGGCTGAACACTTTACCACGTTGGTGTTTTGGACTGTAAAGGGCAAGGATTTCTATTGTCTAGAACCTTGGACAGCTCCCCGCAATGCAATGGTTACTGGCGATGACTTGCTGCATTTACCTGCTGGCGAGTCGCTAGACACCAGTGTGCGTCTGACTGTGACCC
The sequence above is drawn from the Cyanobacteriota bacterium genome and encodes:
- a CDS encoding DUF3285 domain-containing protein, encoding MPNLDPVSSPSSPETDLQDTISSASRADNSGVEKSPPPSYVKLAMRNMVRKRGKSLYHFALTTLGLLAVLIGLSYLTR
- a CDS encoding chemotaxis protein, with translation MNIPDNLTPSSTLADLPLHECKVDSDTLGEVVAAHFEQQPTLPGVIVVNRSQLLGVISWQSFQRRMMKPFALEIFLKRPLKIFFGLDEQSEPQDFLQLNYTEKVIDAVPIALSRPVDRLYDPILVVFQNENLPDVKAYFLLDCQTLMTAQSQILTVANQQIRDQQRELKRYLSKLESERQKVKDYAQKLEKQQSIIQERNQLLEAQQKELVQRSEEVAGLNQRFVQIGQLLSMEGKKAFQATFAGVNAICRSTSQIVSVGQSLSEELNTLHEASQLVAKVSQQVRYLAVKAGIGASRSSQEISGFSTITTEISNLVSQTFEAGRQMDRVASRFKLRIQELTDAAQSGTATARSLVSKIQQAEIALAELESLVYQQDRTGVDGADADSGQPGERASDPWISTADTEALIQRITRAETMLSELKEMVHRTDNKSIVTKIQHTLDLHQQSAS
- a CDS encoding aldose epimerase, with protein sequence MFSVTNESRQYETYILSDQAAQSVIEVVPERGGIVTRWQVQNHTIFYMDEERFTHPELTVRGGIPILFPICGNLPNDTYTYGSASYTLKQHGFARNLPWQVIRQHNDSAASLTVSLASTAETLASYPFEFLVEFTYELQGTTLTINQRYTNCSSSPMPFSAGLHPYFWVGDKTGLQVNLPATQFYDQASKTQGEFTGTFDFDQPEIDAAFRPLTGSSATVTDLARQLTLTLTWAEHFTTLVFWTVKGKDFYCLEPWTAPRNAMVTGDDLLHLPAGESLDTSVRLTVTLGVQ